The Pontibacter korlensis sequence GCTATCCTGAGAACGTGAAAAACCTGATTATACTGAACACCTGGATGTGGAGTTTGGACAAGGAAGGCAGCATAACGAAGATCAGCAGGTTTATGGCAGGCAGTGTGGGCCGCTTTTTATACTTGCAGCTGGGCCTTTCTGCCAGAGTGCTACTCCCACAAGGTTATTTTGAGCGCAAGCATCTAACAAAGGACATCAAACAGCACTACTTGAAGCCTTTGTCCTCACCTGCACGGCGTATGGGAGCTTGGAGCTTTGCTAAAGCGCTGCATGAGGCAAATCCATACTTTGCAGCGCTTTGGCAACAACGCGAGAAGCTGCGGAACATGAACAAACTTATTTTGTGGGGAGAGAAGGATAAATTACTACCTCTGCACTTTCTGGAGCGGTGGCAAAAAGAGTTTCCGGAGGCACAGGTGAAGAAACTTAAAGCAGGACATTTTCTGCAAGAAGAAAAGGGCGGGGAAGTGGCCGATGCTATAAAGTCTTTATTAGCTATATAATATATAATGGCATAATTCTAGCAGTAGCTTTTGAAAATAAAAACTATGAAAAAGCTACTAACACTTACACTTATCACAGCGCTGGCATTGGGGTTTAGTGCCTGCGATAAAGATCCTGATGAAGTTACCCCTACTGCCCAAGCAGAGTTAAACAGAGCTATCGTGTACTCCTACGAGCAGCCACAGTCTTTTTTGGTTAAGTTATATGGAGAAGGCTCCACTGAAACCTATGCCAGCTACGATACCGAACACTTCGGCATTTCCATCGGTGCTCCCTTGAATGTAGGCAAGGATAACATCACATTTGTAATCAGTGAAGAGGACCTAAAAAGTAATTTATCAGGTGCATACACTCTGAAGACATTACCAGATGTGAGTGAAGGACAGGTTGATGTGACTTACTCCTATTTACGGGACGCGCACACAAGGTCTATCATTACTAGCGATAAGAGCAATATAGAAGGACATTTTACGATTAGCGCCCATGACACGAAGCGCCACCTAGTGAGCGGGACTTACGAGCTTGTAATACCCAACGCATATGACCCTACAGTAGATCAGTTCACGGAACCAAACCTGCGGCGCTGTGACATATCCATTAGCGGTAGCTTCACTAATGTTAAGGTAATACAGGAGTAAAAAGAAAAAGCCTCAGCAATACAAGTACTGCTGAGGCTTTTTCTTGAAGTTTATAGCTACTTCTTCTGGTGTCGATCCTGCAATACGGCTACTACATCTTTTAGCTCTAACCCTGTGGCTGCCAAAAGTACCAGTAAGTGATAAAGCAGATCTGCCGCCTCACCCTTCATAGTTTCCAGTTCACCAGCTACAGCATCTATCACTGTTTCTACAGCCTCCTCTCCTACCTTCTGCGCTATTTTATTCACCCCCTTTTCAAAAAGAAAGTTTGTATAAGAGCCTTCCGCAGGATTTGCTTTTCGCTCCTGAATCACCTGCTCCAGTTGCGCAATGAATTGTATAGCTGCTGTTCTGTTAGCTTTTTCCTCCTCACCAAAGCAGCTTGTGCTGCCTGTATGGCAAGTTGGTCCATTAGGTTTTACCTTGATGAGCAATGAGTCCGCATCACAATCGCCGGAGATACTAATAACTTCGAGAGTATTACCGGAAGTTTCTCCTTTGGTCCAGAGGCGGTTTTTTGAACGGGAGAAGAAGGTGACCAGCCCCTCCTGCTCTGTTTTTTCGAGTGCTTCCCGGTTCATATAACCCAGCATCAACACTTGTCCTGTATTATTATCCTGTATAACGGCAGGAATCAACCCACCTGTTTTGTCAAAATCTAGCTCCACAATAGAAGAGTTTATAGTTTAAGGGAGAGAGACAGCCTCTCACACTTCTTTACGACCGAAATTATATACGCATTGCTATACCCTGATTAGCCAAGTACTGCTTCAGGTCCGGAATACCAAGCTCGCGGAAGTGAAACAAGCTGGCAGCCAGAGCGGCATCAGCGTTAGCCTTTAAGAATGCATCAGCAAAATGCTCCATATTTCCGGCACCGCCCGAAGCAATAACCGGTACTGGCACTGCCTGTGCCACATCACGGGTAATATCCAGGGCAAACCCAGCTTTGGTACCGTCGTTGTTCATACTTGTCAGCAGAATTTCTCCGGCCCCCAGTTCAACTACCTGCTTCGCCCAATCTACTGTGGCATGCTCTGTTTCCACTGTACCGGCACGGGCATATACTTTCCAGCCGCTGGCTTCGGTATACTTGGTATCAATGGCTACAGTAACGCACTGGCTGCCGAAGCGCTTTGCCAGCTCTTCTACCAACTGAGGGTTTCTAATGGCAGAGGAGTTCACCGAAACCTTGTCGGCTCCGTTTTGCAACAATACCTCCACATCTTCCACTGCGCTAATGCCGCCGCCTACTGTAAAAGGTATATCAATATGCCGCGCAATGTCGCGCACCAATTCGGCAAATGTCTTACGCCCTTCGTTTGTGGCTGTAATATCCAAGAAAACCAGTTCATCGGCACCTTGTGCAGCATACCATTTCGCCAGTTCCACAGGGTCCCCTGCATCCCGGATATTCTCAAACTGTACGCCTTTAACACAGCGGCCGCTTTTAATGTCGAGGCAAGGTATAATGCGTTTGGTCAACATACGAATCGTTCTAAGTCTTTCAGCTGAATAGTACCCTCATAAATGGCTTTACCTATGATGGCGCCTTTAACTCCTATCTCCTGTAGCTCCTCCAGGTCCTGCACGGTCGTAACACCTCCACTGGCAATAACTTCAGCTTCCGGCAAAGTCAGCTTTAGGTGACGGTAAGTGTTGGTAGAAGGGCCCTGTAGCTTTCCATCTTTGCTTACATCCGTACAGATAAACAATTTAGCACCTGTTTTCACATAGCCGGACATAAAATCCTGCAGCGGATATTTGCTCTCCTCGGTCCAGGCACTGATAGCAATGTTGTTGCCCTTAAAATCTGCGCCTATGATAATTTTTTCAGCACCATACTTCAGCAGCCAGCTTTTCACTGTCTCCGGCTCACGAACGGCTATACTACCCGCCGTGATTTGAGCTGCACCCGCATCAAAAGCTTGTTTTACAGCCTCATCAGATTGCAACCCGCCACCAAAGTCAATTGTAAGGTTTGTATTGGCCGCTATATTTTCCAGCACCGCCAGGTTAACAGGCTTGCGTGCCCTGGCTCCATCCAAATCCACTAAGTGCAGGCGCTTAATACCATGGCTTTCGAAGCGTTTAGCTACCTCAACAGGATTGCTGTCGTAGGTGGTTTGCTGGTCGAAGTCTCCTTCTGTGAGGCGTACACATTGGCCTCCAATAATATCTATCGCAGGAATTATCTCCATCATAAGGCTAAAAAGTTTTTCAGTAATTGTGATCCGGCTGGTCCGCTCTTTTCCGGGTGAAACTGAGCCGCATAGAAATTCTTATACTTTAAGGCTGCCGAGAAAGGCGTAGGATAGGCAGACTGTGCAATGGTATACTCGCTTTCAGGCACATAGTAGCTGTGTACATAGTACACATACTCCTTCTCCTGCATCCCTTCAAAAAGTGGCGACTTTAGGTTCTCCAGCTGGTTCCAGCCCATGTGCGGCACTTTTAGATCGGTCTGGAAACGTTTTACGGGCAGCGGTATTATGCCGAGCAAGTCAGTATCACCTTCTTCTGAATGCTGGCAAAGCAGTTGCATGCCCAGGCACACCCCCAGGAAAGGCTGCTCCAGCGTAGGCAGCAGTTTCTCCAGGTTGCGGGCTTTTAGCTGTGCCATAGCCGAGGAGGCCTCACCTACTCCAGGGAAAATCACTTTGTCAGCAGCCCTGATGGTTTCTGCATCGGCACTCAGGGTTGCCTGCACCCCCAGTCGCTCCAGTGCAAACATAACAGACTGCACATTCCCAGCTTTGTAATCAACTATAACTAAATTCATCTGTCTGAATTATGAACTTTATCTTAAATGAACATGGCTACAGATAGCGCTATTCAGGAACAAAAAAGCCTGACTCGGTTCGGAGTCAGGCTTTCTGGATATATAGATCTAATCTTTTAGCAAATCCATAGGCTGGCGGCTCCGAAACTTATGCTTCGTGCATGATGATGATGCATATGAGCCATTGTGCCTTTCATGATAGTACAAAGATATAGTTTCTGAGGTATAAAGTACAGCCAAGACTGAAAAACTTTTGCCTCAGTCGCTACAACAATGTACCTCTCAATATACTGGCCGCTATAGTGAAGTAGATAATGAGCCCTGTTACATCTACCAGTGTAGCCACAAAGGGTGCCGATGAGGTGGCGGGGTCGAGGCCAAGTTTTTGCAGCAGAAATGGGATCATTGACCCGGAGAGCGTACCCCAAAGCACAATACCAATCAGCGAAAAGCCTACAGTAAGACCTATGAGCATAGCGTACTCACCATAGTCGTAGAATCCAGCCTGCTGCCATACAAAAATACGCAGGAACCCTACGGCACCTAATATAAGCCCCAGCAACACCCCAGACAGAACCTCTTTTCGCATCACATACCACCAATCCTTCACCCCCAACTCTTTAATGGCCATGGCCCGTACTATAAGCGTAGCTGCCTGCGAGCCTGAATTACCGCCACTCGAGATAATGAGAGGTATAAACAGAGCTAGCACCACCGCCTGCGCAATCTCCTCCTCAAAAAAGCCCATAGCCGAGGCTGTTAGCATCTCGCCCAGGAAGAGTATGAGCAATACACTCGCCCTTTTGCGCACCAGCGTCATGAGCGGAGTTTCGGTATAAGACAGTTCCAAGGCCTCCAAACCACCGAACTTTTGAATATCCTCGGTATCCCGGCGTTCGATTTCATCAAAAATGTCGTCGAACGTTACTATACCCACTAGCACGCCTGCTTCAGAAACAACCGGCATTACAGCCCGATCATACTTGTTAAACTGCTCAATGGCCTCTTCCCGGCTCATGGTGGTGGTAAGGCTTACAAACTCATAGTCCATCAGCGATTCTATCGTCTGGTCGTCATCTGCCATCAATAGTTTACCGATCCGGATGTCGTCTATTAGCTTGTTCTCCTTGTCTACTATATAAATATGATTCAGCGTTTCTGCTTTTTTGCCATACCTTTTAATGTTGTCAAGTGCCTTCTTGATGGTCCAGCCCTTTTTAGCCTGTATGTAGTACGGCGTCATCAGGCGAGCTATACTTTTCTCAGGGTATCCCAGCAGATTTAGGGCAATGCTTTTTTCTTCTGGAGAGAGAAAGTTGATAGATTCCTTGATGAGGAGATCCGGGAAGTTCTCGAAAATCTGCGTGCGGTCGTCTGGAGCCATGGTCTCCAACATAGCTGCCGTCTCACGGGACCCAAGCTCTTTCAGTATCTCCTCCTGTACCGCGTGGTTAAAGTATGTAAACACCTCTGCTTTCATATCGCCGGGTAGCAATAGAAACGCCAGTATACGCTCTTTCGCGTTCAGCTCAGTTATCGTCTCTGCGATATCGTTCGGGTGCTTGTGACGTAAATCCTTGAGGTTTATTTCAGTGCTTAGTTGATTCATATAATCTTCCTATAAATATCTTCATCAATTAAGGTTAAGGCCGAAGGCTAAGCCAAGCCAAGGTTTATGCTGATAAATCCAGTCGTCCCTGTTTTGTCAAAGAGGTGGTCTATCCCTACAGCCAGGCCAAGTGTAAAGTTGTACAAACCCACTACGCCAGCTACACCATTTAGCAGAGTGACACCTACGTGCTCATAGGCAATCGCTCCCTGTGTAACCCACTGGTTCATACTTGTGGTACCAAGCCCAGTGAAAAAGCCTATACTGTACCCAAAGTGATATATACTTCTGTGCAAGTCCTGAGCTGGTGTGGGCTTGTACCCTATCCTGAATACGTCTTTACGTGCCCCTACATATATGGCTCCCTGAAAGGTGGTGCTGAGTTGCTGCGGAAAGCCCGAAGTTCCCGGCCTGTACTTGAATGGAATGGTCAGCACATCAAGGTCGAACGAGGGTTTAGAAAAAGTATATACCTGTGGCGCAACCTTATCCAGCACCTCAGCTACCGCAATGTCTAGGCTTGCAGTAGTATCCAGTGTATTGCCCAGAACTGGCAAAAGGGATAAGCTAGCTTCTTCTACATCCACATATGCCCTGCAAGTCTCTCCAGCAGGCAGGTGCACTTTATATTCACCCGATGAAAACTCATACATAGGAGAATCACGAAGCGAAGAGCAGGAGGTAAAACACAAAAGCACAATACTGAAACAGCACACCTTTGCCCAAGGCGCTGCATGGCTTATGTTCTTCAATAAGTGACGCTTTATGTACAAATGCAGCATAGGCTTTTTCGACTCTTACGGAAAACAGCACGTGTGATATATAAATTAAAACGCCTGACTCCTTCAGGTGGAGCCAGGCGTTTTATATACTTATCGGTCTAAATTAAAAGCTCTCTCTCAGCTCATAAGCTGCTCGCATTCGGCGGATCAAGCGCTCCGACTCCTGAAAGTCGACTGTCTGTTGTGCATCAGAGAAAGCTTTCTCTGGTGTCTGATGTGTTTCATAGATCACTCCATCTGCTCCAGCCATAACCGCAGCCAACGACATGCTCTCTACATAATCGCGCAGACCAATACCGTGTGATGGGTCTACAATGACTGGCAGGTGCGTTTTCTCCTTCAGCACCGGCACTGCGTTCAGGTCCAAAATATTGCGGTAGGCTTTTTCATAACCACGAATACCACGTTCGCAAAGCATAATTTTCTCGTTACCATTAGAGAAAATGTACTCTGCCGCCTGCAGCAGTTCTTCGATCGTACCAGATATACCACGCTTTAGCAGCACTGGCTTCTGCGCCTCACCCAATGAGTCCAGCAGGTTAAAGTTCTGGCTGTTACGCGCTCCTACCTGGAATACATCTACATAATCGATCATCTCCTCGATCTGAGATACCTGCATTACCTCCGTGATGATTTTGATGCCATTCTCGCGGCAAATACGGTGGAACATCTTCAGGCCATCCAGACCAAGTCCACGGAAAGCATAAGGAGAGCTACGCGGTTTGAATACGCCACCACGCATGATCTTCACGTTGTTTTCCTTCAGGTGCGCTACCACGCTCTCAATCTGCGCCTCGCTCTCTATAGAGCAAGGTCCAGCCATAATACTGAAGTTTCCTTCGCCTACAGTTACACCATCGCCTAAGTCAATACGGGTTGGCTCTACACGCCATTTGCGGGAAATCAGCTTATATTCTTCAGATACGCGGTGAATGTCAGCAACACCCGGCAGCTGCCCGATCTGACGGATATCAAATTCTTTTTTACCGATGGCCACCAGATAGTGCGCCTCCTGTGTTCGTACTTCGTTGGCTTTGTAACCTATTTCCTTTACCTGCTTTAGGATGTTCTCCTTCAGCTCCGCAGGAATCCCTTGCTGCAGTTGTATAATCATATTAGTTTTTGATGCTTTGGATAAATGAAGAAATGTTTTGCTGCAGGCTTCCCTCCTGCTGAAGCGCTTTTACAAAAGCACTTCCGATAATGGCCCCACTGGCATGGTTACAGGCCGAGGCAAAGGTCTCGCGGTCATGAATACCAAAACCGATGACGCCCGGGTTCTGCAGTTTCATGCCTGCCACGCGTTGGAAGTAGGCCTGGCTCTGTTCTGCTAAACCAATGGTTTTACCTGTTGTAGAGGCAGAAGACACCATGTAAATAAAGCCGTTGGTGTGGCTATCGATCTCACGGATGCGTTCTTCCGGAGTTTGCGGCGTGATAAGGAAAACTTTGCTCAGGTTATATTTCTCAAACATCTCCTTATACTCATCCACGTATTCGCGCAGCGGAAGATCCGGCAGAATGATACCATCTATGCCCACTTCGGCCGCTTTTTGGCAGAAGCGCTCCACGCCATACTGCATCACTGGGTTCAAATAACCCATCAGCACCAGCGGTATCTGTGTTTTCTGACGGATGTCTTGCAGTTGCTCGAAAAGCTTCGGAATAGTCATACCATTACGAAGAGCCACTGTGCTGCTCTGCTGAATGGTTGGTCCGTCAGCCAATGGATCAGAGAATGGCATGCCTACCTCAATCAGGTCCACTCCGCTTTTTTCAAGTTCCAGAATAATAGTTTCTGTATCGTCGAGTTTCGGAAAACCTGCCGTAAAATATACCGACAGAAGCCCTTTCTGCTTCTGTTCAAACAGGCTCTTGATTCTATTTTTCATCGAAGTGGAAGTGCTTTAGATAGGTAGATAAGTCTTTGTCGCCACGGCCGGACAGGTTGATCACCACGACATCTTCTGGCTTAGCATTTAGGCGGTCCAATACAGCAAGAGCGTGAGCGCTCTCCAAAGCAGGAATAATACCTTCAAGCCTGGTTAGCTCCAGTACCGCCTGCAGCGCCTCTTCGTCAGTAGCACTCTCAAAGCGGGCACGCTTGCTTTCGAACAGGTGTGCGTGCAGTGGGCCAACTCCCGGATAATCCAGACCTGCCGATATAGAGTAAGGCTCCGTTACCTGCCCATCCTCTGTCTGCATCAGCAGTGTCCGGCTACCGTGAATAATGCCATCCTTACCTAATATAGATGTTGCCGCCGACTCACCAGAATCTACCCCTTTGCCAGCTGCCTCAACGGCTATTAGTTGTACTTCTGACTCATCAAGGTAATGATAAAAGGCACCCGCTGCGTTACTACCACCGCCCACACAGGCTACTACATAAGTTGGTAACTCTGTACCTTCTTTCTCGAGTAGCTGCGCGCGGATCTCCTCTGAAATCACCGCCTGAAAGCGGGCTACCATATCCGGGTAAGGGTGCGGACCAACTACTGAACCAATGATATAATAAGTGTTTTCAGGATTGTTAATCCAGTCACGGATAGCCTCATTGGTGGCATCTTTTAAAGTTTTGCTTCCGCTTGTTGCTGGTACCACCTGC is a genomic window containing:
- a CDS encoding alpha/beta fold hydrolase; amino-acid sequence: MESPKWIDRILYPFAHHTLQLPQGQMHYVDEGEGDPIVFVHGTPTWSFVWRQQIKSLSRSHRCIAPDHIGFGLSDKPATFSYSPEAHADNLEHLIKHLQLKNITLVVHDFGGPIGLRYALRYPENVKNLIILNTWMWSLDKEGSITKISRFMAGSVGRFLYLQLGLSARVLLPQGYFERKHLTKDIKQHYLKPLSSPARRMGAWSFAKALHEANPYFAALWQQREKLRNMNKLILWGEKDKLLPLHFLERWQKEFPEAQVKKLKAGHFLQEEKGGEVADAIKSLLAI
- the hisIE gene encoding bifunctional phosphoribosyl-AMP cyclohydrolase/phosphoribosyl-ATP diphosphatase HisIE, encoding MELDFDKTGGLIPAVIQDNNTGQVLMLGYMNREALEKTEQEGLVTFFSRSKNRLWTKGETSGNTLEVISISGDCDADSLLIKVKPNGPTCHTGSTSCFGEEEKANRTAAIQFIAQLEQVIQERKANPAEGSYTNFLFEKGVNKIAQKVGEEAVETVIDAVAGELETMKGEAADLLYHLLVLLAATGLELKDVVAVLQDRHQKK
- the hisF gene encoding imidazole glycerol phosphate synthase subunit HisF, producing MLTKRIIPCLDIKSGRCVKGVQFENIRDAGDPVELAKWYAAQGADELVFLDITATNEGRKTFAELVRDIARHIDIPFTVGGGISAVEDVEVLLQNGADKVSVNSSAIRNPQLVEELAKRFGSQCVTVAIDTKYTEASGWKVYARAGTVETEHATVDWAKQVVELGAGEILLTSMNNDGTKAGFALDITRDVAQAVPVPVIASGGAGNMEHFADAFLKANADAALAASLFHFRELGIPDLKQYLANQGIAMRI
- the hisA gene encoding 1-(5-phosphoribosyl)-5-[(5-phosphoribosylamino)methylideneamino]imidazole-4-carboxamide isomerase, whose translation is MMEIIPAIDIIGGQCVRLTEGDFDQQTTYDSNPVEVAKRFESHGIKRLHLVDLDGARARKPVNLAVLENIAANTNLTIDFGGGLQSDEAVKQAFDAGAAQITAGSIAVREPETVKSWLLKYGAEKIIIGADFKGNNIAISAWTEESKYPLQDFMSGYVKTGAKLFICTDVSKDGKLQGPSTNTYRHLKLTLPEAEVIASGGVTTVQDLEELQEIGVKGAIIGKAIYEGTIQLKDLERFVC
- the hisH gene encoding imidazole glycerol phosphate synthase subunit HisH, which translates into the protein MNLVIVDYKAGNVQSVMFALERLGVQATLSADAETIRAADKVIFPGVGEASSAMAQLKARNLEKLLPTLEQPFLGVCLGMQLLCQHSEEGDTDLLGIIPLPVKRFQTDLKVPHMGWNQLENLKSPLFEGMQEKEYVYYVHSYYVPESEYTIAQSAYPTPFSAALKYKNFYAAQFHPEKSGPAGSQLLKNFLAL
- the mgtE gene encoding magnesium transporter gives rise to the protein MNQLSTEINLKDLRHKHPNDIAETITELNAKERILAFLLLPGDMKAEVFTYFNHAVQEEILKELGSRETAAMLETMAPDDRTQIFENFPDLLIKESINFLSPEEKSIALNLLGYPEKSIARLMTPYYIQAKKGWTIKKALDNIKRYGKKAETLNHIYIVDKENKLIDDIRIGKLLMADDDQTIESLMDYEFVSLTTTMSREEAIEQFNKYDRAVMPVVSEAGVLVGIVTFDDIFDEIERRDTEDIQKFGGLEALELSYTETPLMTLVRKRASVLLILFLGEMLTASAMGFFEEEIAQAVVLALFIPLIISSGGNSGSQAATLIVRAMAIKELGVKDWWYVMRKEVLSGVLLGLILGAVGFLRIFVWQQAGFYDYGEYAMLIGLTVGFSLIGIVLWGTLSGSMIPFLLQKLGLDPATSSAPFVATLVDVTGLIIYFTIAASILRGTLL
- a CDS encoding bifunctional 3-deoxy-7-phosphoheptulonate synthase/chorismate mutase — encoded protein: MIIQLQQGIPAELKENILKQVKEIGYKANEVRTQEAHYLVAIGKKEFDIRQIGQLPGVADIHRVSEEYKLISRKWRVEPTRIDLGDGVTVGEGNFSIMAGPCSIESEAQIESVVAHLKENNVKIMRGGVFKPRSSPYAFRGLGLDGLKMFHRICRENGIKIITEVMQVSQIEEMIDYVDVFQVGARNSQNFNLLDSLGEAQKPVLLKRGISGTIEELLQAAEYIFSNGNEKIMLCERGIRGYEKAYRNILDLNAVPVLKEKTHLPVIVDPSHGIGLRDYVESMSLAAVMAGADGVIYETHQTPEKAFSDAQQTVDFQESERLIRRMRAAYELRESF
- the trpA gene encoding tryptophan synthase subunit alpha, giving the protein MKNRIKSLFEQKQKGLLSVYFTAGFPKLDDTETIILELEKSGVDLIEVGMPFSDPLADGPTIQQSSTVALRNGMTIPKLFEQLQDIRQKTQIPLVLMGYLNPVMQYGVERFCQKAAEVGIDGIILPDLPLREYVDEYKEMFEKYNLSKVFLITPQTPEERIREIDSHTNGFIYMVSSASTTGKTIGLAEQSQAYFQRVAGMKLQNPGVIGFGIHDRETFASACNHASGAIIGSAFVKALQQEGSLQQNISSFIQSIKN
- the trpB gene encoding tryptophan synthase subunit beta; translated protein: MSYHVNEKGFYGKFGGAYIPEMLYPNVEELRQNYLRIIQEPDFQEELQALLKDYVGRPTPLYFAPRLSEKYNTKVYLKREDLNHTGAHKINNTIGQVLLAKRLGKKRIIAETGAGQHGVATATVCALMGLECIVYMGEIDIERQAPNVARMKMLGAQVVPATSGSKTLKDATNEAIRDWINNPENTYYIIGSVVGPHPYPDMVARFQAVISEEIRAQLLEKEGTELPTYVVACVGGGSNAAGAFYHYLDESEVQLIAVEAAGKGVDSGESAATSILGKDGIIHGSRTLLMQTEDGQVTEPYSISAGLDYPGVGPLHAHLFESKRARFESATDEEALQAVLELTRLEGIIPALESAHALAVLDRLNAKPEDVVVINLSGRGDKDLSTYLKHFHFDEK